One genomic window of Candidatus Nanohalobium constans includes the following:
- the rpsQ gene encoding 30S ribosomal protein S17: MSQEYEVRGGVFTGRVISNKMQKSATVRWEHTQEIPKYERKERRNTKITVHVPEDMELEEGDTVKVGETRPISKTKSHVVMEKIEDEEQEGEE, from the coding sequence ATGAGTCAAGAATACGAAGTACGAGGAGGAGTCTTTACAGGCAGAGTCATCTCCAACAAGATGCAGAAATCTGCCACTGTAAGATGGGAGCACACCCAAGAAATCCCAAAATACGAGAGAAAAGAAAGAAGAAACACAAAGATAACAGTCCATGTGCCTGAAGATATGGAACTGGAAGAAGGAGACACGGTCAAAGTTGGCGAGACACGACCGATCTCTAAGACTAAAAGCCATGTAGTAATGGAGAAAATCGAAGATGAAGAGCAAGAAGGAGAGGAATAA
- a CDS encoding ribonuclease P protein component 1: protein MPRTPENLPRHELIGLRVEIEEHPDSNKVGISGEVLDETRDMLRIEDKWVEKEGTTFVFELGEEKIRIKGDIIKKRPEDRVKMSIPDKWEQV from the coding sequence ATGCCGCGCACACCTGAAAATCTTCCCAGACACGAACTGATTGGCCTCCGAGTGGAGATAGAAGAACATCCTGATTCCAACAAGGTAGGTATTTCTGGTGAGGTCTTGGATGAGACCCGTGACATGCTGAGGATTGAGGATAAATGGGTGGAGAAGGAAGGCACGACTTTTGTCTTTGAACTTGGTGAGGAAAAGATCAGGATTAAGGGAGATATTATCAAGAAACGGCCTGAGGACAGGGTTAAGATGAGTATTCCTGATAAGTGGGAACAGGTCTAA
- a CDS encoding phosphotransferase family protein, giving the protein MNQDLKDEIESELGTGLDWEEVGEGLNTIYKLSSEAQTYILKIHTNHEGMESERFRAETEVLKNLHEKTEINTPEVVLETFSEGSDHEDFFVMEELEGESADQYKQQFSQSELEGIIFQYGEILARFHENTGFDEYGVLVDRGEGLEMLDGADKWTWSVEGLIDATESIIEDKWDEKPELYTEEAKKNLDELPENPKSVLLHQDNRLDNLLIKDDKINALIDWSHVRAGHNEYDLVKTEYDLIEGDLDFLPEEQKEKLKKKLYEGYRQEKQLETDKEFQERRNLYLYAITLWNMAGFPNYSSDWEEDRYKEKEEELKSKLKKNFQKLS; this is encoded by the coding sequence TTGAATCAAGATCTGAAAGATGAAATCGAATCTGAACTAGGGACTGGCTTAGATTGGGAAGAAGTTGGAGAGGGGTTAAACACTATTTACAAACTCTCTTCTGAGGCTCAGACTTACATTCTCAAAATTCACACTAATCATGAGGGCATGGAAAGTGAGAGGTTTCGTGCCGAAACAGAAGTCCTAAAGAATCTACACGAAAAAACTGAGATAAATACTCCTGAAGTAGTTTTGGAAACTTTCTCCGAAGGCTCAGACCACGAAGATTTCTTTGTCATGGAAGAATTGGAAGGAGAGTCTGCAGACCAATATAAGCAACAATTTTCGCAAAGTGAATTAGAGGGCATAATATTCCAGTATGGAGAAATCTTGGCTAGATTCCATGAAAACACAGGTTTCGACGAGTACGGTGTTCTAGTTGATAGGGGAGAAGGCCTTGAAATGCTGGATGGAGCGGATAAATGGACTTGGTCGGTAGAAGGATTGATAGATGCTACAGAAAGCATAATAGAAGATAAATGGGATGAAAAACCGGAGCTGTACACTGAAGAAGCCAAGAAGAATCTGGATGAATTACCTGAAAATCCGAAATCGGTTCTACTTCATCAGGACAACAGGCTAGACAATTTGCTCATAAAGGACGATAAAATAAATGCATTGATCGACTGGAGCCATGTCAGAGCAGGCCACAATGAATACGACTTAGTGAAAACCGAATACGACCTCATTGAAGGCGACCTGGATTTTCTGCCGGAAGAACAGAAAGAAAAACTAAAGAAGAAACTGTACGAAGGATACAGGCAAGAAAAACAGCTTGAAACAGATAAAGAGTTCCAGGAAAGAAGAAACCTCTACCTTTACGCTATTACTCTGTGGAATATGGCAGGATTTCCGAACTATTCCTCAGACTGGGAAGAGGACAGATACAAAGAGAAAGAGGAAGAACTGAAATCAAAACTCAAGAAGAACTTCCAAAAACTTTCCTGA
- a CDS encoding GNAT family N-acetyltransferase, with amino-acid sequence MKSKFLEKDDVVLRPIENDDAEFLRELINHRDVRSTIGKPPRPVNLKQEEDFIEAASEDEDTVKFLIEYQGEKAGEISLGGLEKPYRKSEFGISIHPDFHGQGIGSTATQLVVKYAFETLNRHKLRGGYIEGNEASRRIQEKAGLQEEGRERHYKYVDGKWKDVIWMSILEEEYFESRSER; translated from the coding sequence ATGAAGTCTAAGTTTTTGGAAAAGGATGATGTGGTTCTGAGGCCGATAGAGAACGATGATGCAGAGTTTCTCAGAGAGTTGATTAACCATAGGGATGTTAGAAGTACTATTGGAAAGCCGCCTAGACCTGTAAACTTGAAACAGGAGGAAGATTTTATCGAAGCAGCTTCGGAAGACGAAGATACTGTAAAATTCCTGATAGAATATCAAGGAGAAAAAGCAGGAGAGATTTCACTGGGAGGGCTGGAAAAACCGTACAGGAAAAGCGAGTTCGGCATAAGCATACATCCGGACTTCCATGGTCAGGGAATAGGAAGTACAGCAACACAATTAGTTGTTAAATACGCCTTTGAAACACTTAATCGACACAAACTTCGTGGAGGATATATCGAAGGAAACGAAGCCTCCCGGAGAATACAAGAGAAGGCTGGTTTGCAGGAAGAAGGTCGTGAACGCCACTACAAATATGTGGATGGAAAATGGAAAGATGTCATCTGGATGAGTATATTGGAGGAGGAATATTTTGAATCAAGATCTGAAAGATGA
- a CDS encoding GNAT family N-acetyltransferase — translation MPGTVFLKGEKINLRTIEEEDAEFLRDGVNHPDVRVWMSNTRPQNLDDEKEFIEEVVSKDDSINLMICQDGYPKGIISLIDQEDEGKIGELGIWLHPEFHGNGFGSEAAELLTDHAFNQLNYHKVYARAQKQNQPSIGIWEKLGFQKEGEFREHTYAQGSYQDVVYLGILQGEWQ, via the coding sequence ATGCCAGGAACAGTTTTCTTGAAAGGAGAAAAAATAAATCTTAGAACAATTGAGGAAGAGGACGCTGAGTTCTTGAGGGATGGCGTCAATCATCCAGATGTCAGGGTCTGGATGAGCAATACTCGTCCACAAAACCTGGATGATGAGAAAGAATTTATTGAGGAGGTAGTCTCCAAGGACGACTCCATTAACTTGATGATCTGTCAAGACGGATATCCGAAAGGCATAATCTCGTTGATTGATCAAGAGGATGAAGGCAAGATTGGTGAGCTGGGCATCTGGCTTCATCCTGAGTTCCACGGCAATGGTTTTGGCTCTGAAGCCGCGGAATTATTGACAGACCATGCGTTCAACCAGCTCAATTATCATAAGGTCTATGCCCGAGCTCAGAAACAGAACCAGCCCTCAATAGGTATCTGGGAGAAACTAGGATTCCAGAAGGAAGGCGAATTCAGAGAACATACATATGCACAAGGCAGTTATCAAGATGTCGTCTATCTGGGTATTCTTCAAGGTGAATGGCAATGA
- a CDS encoding methyltransferase, whose product MKSQYELELKSRENGNIYRFQSADGLNSKNSFRDEELLLVDEVQVEKTDRILVIQSGYGFLGAVLGDKAEFTVMQDTSSRACEFSKKNAKGNQVEGFNVENKAVEDIQEEFDKIIYAPADYEPVDLVKNRLTYASEKLTENGKIFLAGRKKSGIKRYRKHLQDAGDVQKIGSRGAIRAYRFKPQSNFSLSELDLEKEFRSEVDGFEADFTSSEGLFSHGKLDEGTRILLENLELSNPDKVLDLACGYGAISVFTAKMSDADLFLTDDSVRATEYAKRNLERNDIQCFEVKTGDCLDAFSGRKFDLIISNPPTHQGKGITEKIFSQAHDSLEKGGSFWLVYNQNMNYQAQLGQEFDRVEQIALQDNFKVVKAVK is encoded by the coding sequence ATGAAATCTCAGTACGAACTAGAGCTCAAATCTCGGGAAAACGGTAACATCTACAGATTTCAATCAGCTGATGGTCTCAACTCCAAAAACAGTTTCAGAGACGAAGAATTGCTTCTGGTGGATGAAGTCCAAGTAGAGAAAACTGACAGAATACTTGTAATTCAGTCCGGCTATGGTTTTCTTGGAGCAGTTTTAGGGGATAAAGCAGAGTTTACCGTTATGCAGGATACGAGTAGCAGAGCCTGTGAATTCTCCAAAAAGAATGCCAAAGGGAATCAAGTGGAAGGCTTTAATGTAGAGAACAAGGCTGTCGAAGATATTCAGGAAGAATTTGACAAGATAATTTATGCGCCAGCAGACTACGAACCGGTTGATTTGGTTAAGAACAGACTAACTTACGCCTCCGAAAAACTAACTGAGAACGGAAAAATTTTCCTAGCAGGCAGGAAGAAATCCGGAATCAAGAGATACCGGAAACACCTCCAAGATGCCGGCGATGTTCAGAAAATTGGTAGTAGAGGAGCAATTAGAGCTTACCGGTTTAAACCCCAATCAAATTTTTCTCTATCTGAACTGGACTTGGAGAAGGAATTTCGGTCTGAAGTAGACGGATTTGAAGCTGATTTCACTTCTTCTGAAGGCTTGTTTTCTCATGGCAAACTTGATGAAGGAACAAGAATTCTGCTGGAAAACTTAGAGCTCTCCAATCCAGATAAGGTCTTGGATCTAGCCTGTGGATACGGCGCGATCTCAGTATTTACAGCAAAGATGTCGGATGCGGATTTATTCCTGACAGATGACAGTGTCCGTGCAACAGAATACGCAAAGAGAAATCTGGAGAGAAACGATATCCAATGTTTTGAGGTTAAGACAGGTGATTGTTTAGATGCATTTTCAGGCCGAAAATTCGATCTAATTATCTCTAATCCGCCTACTCATCAGGGCAAAGGAATCACAGAGAAGATTTTCAGCCAAGCTCATGATTCTTTGGAAAAAGGAGGGAGTTTTTGGCTAGTCTACAATCAAAATATGAACTACCAGGCCCAATTGGGCCAGGAATTTGACAGGGTTGAACAAATAGCCCTGCAAGATAATTTCAAAGTAGTCAAAGCAGTCAAGTAA
- a CDS encoding translation initiation factor: protein MSDTCTKCGMPQDLCVCDSIAREDQQITVKLDSRSYNKEMTVVTGLDDESDIKDLESTLKTKLACGGTHKDGQIELQGDHRRRIVDILEDEGFSRTNIEVK, encoded by the coding sequence ATGTCAGATACCTGCACAAAATGCGGAATGCCACAGGATCTTTGCGTCTGCGACAGCATCGCGCGTGAAGACCAGCAAATCACAGTCAAACTCGACTCAAGAAGCTACAACAAGGAGATGACAGTTGTCACAGGTCTCGACGACGAAAGCGACATCAAAGACCTGGAATCAACACTCAAGACCAAGCTAGCCTGCGGAGGAACACACAAAGACGGACAGATAGAACTCCAGGGCGACCACAGAAGAAGAATCGTCGACATCCTAGAAGACGAAGGCTTCTCAAGAACAAACATCGAAGTCAAATAA
- the rpmC gene encoding 50S ribosomal protein L29: MKAEELRDKNDSELKEQIGDLQKELVQERGQIEVGGFADNPGQIKEMKKTIARIKTVLNERNN; this comes from the coding sequence GTGAAAGCAGAAGAACTTAGAGACAAAAACGACTCCGAACTAAAGGAACAAATCGGCGACCTACAGAAAGAACTTGTACAGGAACGTGGTCAGATCGAAGTCGGTGGCTTTGCCGACAACCCTGGTCAAATCAAGGAAATGAAGAAAACCATTGCAAGAATCAAAACAGTTCTCAACGAACGAAACAACTAG
- a CDS encoding 30S ribosomal protein S3 — MQEKEFIQKGARKVRLHEFLEDELEGAGYSHAEIERTPTSTKIVVHAQKPGLVIGRGGSRIRELTSDMEEAFNFENPQIEVNEIEDADANAEVVAKSIADWLEKGGHAKRVGYTYLRRMKEAGAIGAEIEITGKLSGNRGRTEKFSFGYVKRCGNTSKDNVQKGYELARTKPGAIGVKVRIMKEMPDFLHRDVDVSEEVLHMSVEETQREKADRIQEIIVEAEDMTSASLEEAIETKEEQIKTDDISKDEVRDAFESVEDMEELEKEVEERVEEVKEEVEAVKEETGEEMAEDAEAVEEEVEDLEEEAEEIAEEAEDEVEEAAEEVEEELEEIGEEIEEIVSGTISDAKEAINDMSEPDFDALLHAEEDNKDRKTFKDWIETQKD; from the coding sequence ATGCAAGAAAAAGAATTCATTCAGAAAGGAGCACGGAAAGTAAGACTGCACGAGTTCCTAGAAGACGAACTAGAAGGAGCAGGTTACAGTCACGCAGAAATCGAAAGAACGCCGACAAGCACAAAGATAGTGGTCCATGCACAGAAACCAGGTCTCGTCATCGGAAGAGGCGGAAGCAGAATCCGCGAACTAACTTCTGACATGGAAGAAGCTTTCAATTTCGAAAACCCTCAGATCGAAGTCAACGAAATTGAAGACGCAGATGCCAACGCAGAAGTAGTAGCAAAAAGCATCGCAGACTGGCTTGAAAAAGGCGGACACGCCAAGAGAGTAGGATACACCTACCTCAGAAGAATGAAGGAAGCAGGAGCAATCGGAGCAGAAATAGAGATTACAGGGAAGCTCTCCGGGAACCGTGGAAGAACAGAGAAATTCTCCTTCGGATATGTCAAGAGATGCGGAAATACATCAAAAGACAATGTCCAGAAAGGATACGAACTAGCACGGACCAAACCAGGAGCAATTGGCGTCAAAGTAAGAATCATGAAAGAGATGCCAGACTTCCTGCACAGAGATGTAGATGTAAGCGAAGAAGTCCTACACATGTCTGTAGAAGAGACACAGAGAGAAAAAGCTGACAGAATCCAGGAAATCATCGTCGAAGCAGAAGACATGACATCAGCTTCACTTGAAGAAGCAATAGAAACCAAAGAAGAACAGATTAAAACTGACGATATCTCTAAAGACGAAGTCAGAGACGCATTTGAATCCGTCGAAGACATGGAAGAACTAGAGAAAGAAGTCGAAGAAAGAGTGGAAGAAGTCAAAGAAGAAGTCGAAGCAGTCAAGGAAGAGACCGGTGAAGAGATGGCAGAAGACGCAGAAGCAGTAGAAGAGGAAGTAGAAGACCTTGAGGAAGAAGCCGAAGAGATCGCTGAAGAGGCAGAAGATGAAGTCGAAGAAGCTGCTGAAGAAGTAGAGGAAGAACTTGAAGAAATAGGAGAAGAAATCGAGGAAATCGTCTCAGGCACAATCAGCGACGCTAAAGAAGCAATCAACGATATGAGTGAACCAGACTTCGACGCACTGCTTCACGCAGAAGAAGACAACAAAGATCGTAAAACCTTCAAAGACTGGATTGAAACCCAGAAGGATTAA
- the rplV gene encoding 50S ribosomal protein L22, whose translation MNSIEIESHQARALGKNMPISWKDSTEIGRFIKGDTVEKAENKLEKVIEKELHVPYTKFDSDAGHKSGAGDSGGFPVKAAEHMLELVQEAAANAEHQGLNTGALHVDNVITNKGNEYATPGRFRGRKTKAAHVNVIVGEK comes from the coding sequence ATGAACTCAATTGAGATAGAGTCACATCAGGCACGAGCACTTGGCAAGAACATGCCGATCTCCTGGAAAGACAGCACAGAAATTGGTCGCTTTATTAAAGGAGACACAGTGGAAAAAGCAGAAAACAAACTGGAAAAAGTAATTGAGAAAGAACTACATGTCCCATACACAAAGTTCGACAGTGATGCAGGACACAAATCAGGAGCAGGAGACAGTGGAGGATTCCCTGTCAAAGCAGCAGAACACATGCTAGAACTAGTACAGGAAGCAGCTGCAAACGCAGAACATCAAGGGCTCAACACAGGAGCACTCCATGTCGACAATGTCATTACCAACAAAGGAAATGAATACGCGACACCAGGACGATTCAGAGGCCGCAAAACCAAAGCAGCACATGTCAATGTCATCGTAGGTGAAAAATAA
- a CDS encoding 30S ribosomal protein S19 encodes MTDDFTYRGKTLEELQDMSHDELAELMDARARRKLERGLRENEEKLLEKLEDKDRVQTHLRGMIVLPEMVGKTIEIYNGQGFEEVDIEEDMIGHYFGEFAKTRKQVSHSAPGLGATRSSKHVPLK; translated from the coding sequence ATGACAGATGACTTTACTTACAGAGGAAAAACACTCGAAGAACTACAAGACATGAGTCACGACGAACTAGCAGAACTCATGGACGCCCGAGCACGGCGTAAACTAGAAAGAGGTCTTCGAGAAAACGAAGAAAAACTACTGGAAAAACTAGAAGACAAGGACAGAGTCCAGACACATCTCAGAGGAATGATTGTCCTCCCAGAAATGGTAGGAAAAACAATCGAGATCTACAACGGACAAGGATTCGAAGAAGTAGATATCGAAGAAGATATGATCGGCCATTACTTCGGAGAGTTCGCAAAAACCAGAAAACAGGTATCTCACAGCGCACCAGGACTTGGTGCAACGAGATCCTCAAAGCATGTACCGCTCAAGTGA
- a CDS encoding 50S ribosomal protein L2 yields MGSPLKQQRRGKGSPKFQAGRNGKGTAEHKNAEITGTVVDLVHDPARTAPVAKVEFEDGEVRNVLAPEGLQTGDEIEVGVSAPVEPGNVLPLGEIPEGVPINNIELQPNDGGKLVKSSGTYAFVVTHEADSVRVQLPSGEFKKMNTQCRATIGKVAAGGRKDKPFVKAGNASKAAKARGKQYPTVSAVAMNAVDHPFGGSAKPGQPKTVSKHASPGSKVGNIGAKRSGKQNND; encoded by the coding sequence ATGGGAAGCCCACTAAAACAACAGAGAAGAGGAAAAGGAAGTCCAAAGTTCCAAGCAGGCCGTAACGGCAAAGGAACAGCGGAACACAAAAACGCAGAAATCACAGGAACAGTCGTAGACCTGGTCCACGACCCAGCAAGGACAGCACCTGTCGCCAAAGTAGAGTTCGAAGACGGTGAAGTAAGAAATGTCCTAGCACCAGAAGGCCTACAGACAGGAGACGAAATAGAAGTAGGAGTATCAGCTCCTGTTGAACCAGGAAATGTACTTCCACTAGGAGAAATCCCAGAAGGAGTACCAATTAACAACATTGAACTTCAGCCAAACGACGGAGGCAAACTAGTCAAGAGCTCAGGAACATACGCATTTGTAGTAACACATGAAGCAGACAGTGTCAGAGTTCAGCTTCCTAGTGGCGAGTTCAAGAAAATGAATACTCAATGCAGAGCAACTATTGGAAAGGTTGCAGCCGGCGGAAGAAAAGACAAGCCATTTGTCAAGGCCGGAAACGCATCCAAGGCTGCAAAGGCTCGTGGAAAACAGTACCCAACAGTTTCCGCAGTAGCCATGAACGCAGTCGACCACCCATTCGGTGGATCAGCAAAACCAGGACAACCAAAAACAGTTTCCAAACACGCTTCACCAGGAAGCAAAGTTGGAAACATCGGAGCCAAACGCTCCGGAAAACAGAACAACGACTAG
- a CDS encoding 50S ribosomal protein L23, which translates to MEVDRAWEVIENPHMTEQAMDMIDQENKLVLMVDLEADKNQVQDAIETLFDVTVEKVNTNITSSAKKKAFVRLSPSDDAMDLATELGMM; encoded by the coding sequence ATGGAAGTAGATAGAGCATGGGAAGTTATTGAAAATCCGCACATGACAGAACAGGCAATGGACATGATCGACCAGGAGAACAAGCTAGTACTGATGGTCGACCTAGAAGCAGACAAAAACCAAGTCCAAGATGCAATAGAAACATTGTTCGATGTGACGGTAGAAAAAGTCAATACAAACATAACATCTTCAGCAAAGAAAAAAGCATTCGTCCGATTAAGTCCAAGCGACGATGCAATGGACCTAGCCACAGAGCTAGGAATGATGTAG
- the rplD gene encoding 50S ribosomal protein L4: protein MTDLPNQFNERVRPDIIKRANLSIKSKKRQQYGADPEAGLRHVVYWKKQQNAYRGQKGKGMSRTPRKIRVRRGSQIYGDGAEAPNTVGGRTAHPPKSQKDFTEEINDKERRKAIRSAIAATADEELVSEKHDYEGDLPLVEEDLSGIQKTQELKETLEDLGLEDELDRVSEKKVRGGMGANRGRKYVRKVGPLVVTAEDEGISDAASNLAGVEHSKVDQLNAEKLAPGATPGRLTVWSTKAVEKLEEDGMYQ, encoded by the coding sequence ATGACAGATTTACCAAATCAATTTAACGAGAGAGTAAGGCCAGATATCATCAAGAGAGCCAATCTCTCAATCAAGAGCAAGAAACGACAGCAGTACGGAGCAGATCCAGAAGCAGGACTCCGACATGTCGTATACTGGAAAAAACAGCAAAACGCATACAGAGGACAGAAAGGAAAAGGAATGTCAAGAACCCCTCGAAAGATCAGAGTAAGAAGAGGAAGCCAGATCTATGGAGACGGAGCAGAAGCGCCAAATACTGTAGGTGGACGAACAGCACACCCTCCAAAAAGCCAGAAAGACTTCACAGAAGAAATCAACGACAAAGAAAGAAGAAAAGCAATTCGATCAGCAATCGCAGCAACAGCTGACGAAGAACTAGTCTCAGAGAAACACGACTATGAAGGCGACCTTCCTCTTGTCGAGGAAGATCTTTCAGGAATCCAGAAGACACAGGAACTGAAAGAGACACTAGAAGACTTAGGTCTTGAAGATGAGCTTGACAGAGTCTCCGAGAAAAAGGTTAGAGGAGGAATGGGGGCTAACCGTGGAAGAAAATATGTCAGAAAGGTTGGACCTCTTGTAGTAACTGCTGAAGATGAAGGAATCTCAGATGCAGCAAGCAACCTAGCAGGAGTAGAACACTCCAAAGTCGATCAGCTGAACGCTGAGAAACTTGCTCCAGGAGCAACACCAGGAAGACTTACAGTCTGGAGCACAAAAGCAGTAGAAAAACTTGAAGAAGATGGAATGTACCAATAG
- a CDS encoding 50S ribosomal protein L3 has product MPKKSRSRSGSLAYKPKTRAERIYPDVSTWEDTDELKPLGYAGYKVGMTRVLRIDDTEGATEGQEVATPVTILEAPPLRVYGARFYVEDLNSGKQVFTEAWTESPSKELQRATDIPKEGNMENLEKAKENSAEITDVKLLVHTQPSRAGISKKKPANFELGLGGSVEDQLEYAEEMIGKEIEFSDVFEEGEYSDVIGVTKGKGMEGPVQRYGIKRLDHKTQKKRRKAGNVGPWHPDQLSWRIPLPGQQGYNNRTEHNKRILSHGEDSEEVQRDGGFKNYGEVQSNYILVKGSVPGPAERLVRLRTALRTDENPGNPEITHIEK; this is encoded by the coding sequence ATGCCAAAGAAAAGTAGATCACGAAGCGGTTCATTAGCATACAAGCCTAAGACACGGGCTGAAAGAATCTACCCAGATGTAAGTACATGGGAAGATACAGACGAACTAAAACCATTAGGATACGCAGGATACAAGGTCGGAATGACCAGAGTCCTCAGAATAGATGATACAGAAGGAGCAACAGAAGGACAGGAAGTTGCAACACCTGTAACAATACTCGAAGCTCCACCACTCAGAGTATACGGAGCAAGATTCTATGTCGAAGACCTTAACTCAGGTAAACAGGTCTTCACAGAAGCATGGACAGAATCTCCTTCCAAAGAACTCCAGAGAGCAACAGACATTCCAAAAGAAGGAAACATGGAAAACCTGGAGAAGGCAAAAGAAAACTCAGCAGAAATAACAGATGTCAAACTATTAGTACATACACAACCTTCTCGTGCAGGAATCAGCAAGAAGAAACCTGCCAACTTCGAACTTGGCCTAGGAGGCTCAGTCGAAGATCAGCTTGAATACGCAGAAGAGATGATCGGAAAGGAAATCGAATTTTCCGATGTATTCGAAGAAGGAGAATACTCAGATGTAATCGGAGTAACCAAAGGAAAAGGAATGGAAGGACCAGTCCAGAGATACGGAATCAAGAGACTAGACCACAAGACACAGAAGAAAAGAAGAAAGGCAGGAAACGTCGGACCATGGCACCCAGACCAACTCAGCTGGAGAATCCCACTTCCAGGACAACAAGGATACAATAATCGTACAGAACACAATAAGAGAATCCTCAGCCACGGAGAAGACAGCGAAGAAGTACAGAGAGACGGAGGGTTCAAGAACTACGGAGAAGTCCAAAGCAACTACATCCTGGTCAAAGGATCAGTACCAGGACCAGCAGAAAGACTAGTCCGACTAAGAACAGCACTAAGAACAGACGAAAACCCAGGAAACCCAGAAATAACACACATCGAAAAATAA
- a CDS encoding ABC transporter ATP-binding protein, translating to MLKTENLSKCFGETQAVSDLSLEIEKGEIVGLLGPNGAGKTTTMQMLSGLLQPDSGLVTIEDSSVRDSVSVVFQEVEYSSKLKVREFLHMMAVLNENTSEVDEVVDSVNLRDYLDTFVPDLSGGNKKKLNIAAGMLKDPEYLLLDEPNAGLDPRARKDVRDMIQKFKNDRGVLVSTHSMEEAEKLCDRVVIIEDGEEIVSGSPEELIRNIDAEFIIKAEGDVPSGFESENSEQNDFFEIHTDKPHEVIKQLVESGEMEDLDNLSVEKPGLEDVFFEVTGRRYEKSN from the coding sequence ATGCTCAAGACTGAAAACCTGTCAAAATGTTTTGGAGAGACTCAGGCTGTTTCTGATCTCAGTCTAGAGATTGAGAAAGGTGAGATAGTGGGGCTTTTAGGACCAAATGGTGCAGGGAAGACTACTACGATGCAGATGCTTTCAGGCCTTCTACAGCCAGATTCCGGATTAGTTACAATTGAGGATAGTTCTGTTCGAGACTCAGTCTCAGTCGTGTTTCAGGAAGTTGAGTATAGCTCCAAGTTGAAGGTTAGGGAGTTTCTGCACATGATGGCAGTTCTAAACGAAAATACATCAGAAGTAGATGAAGTAGTCGATTCCGTGAATCTCAGGGACTACCTTGATACTTTTGTCCCGGATCTTTCTGGAGGTAATAAGAAAAAGTTGAATATTGCTGCTGGGATGTTGAAGGATCCCGAGTATCTCCTTTTGGATGAGCCTAACGCAGGGCTTGATCCTCGTGCCCGGAAAGATGTCCGAGACATGATTCAGAAGTTTAAAAATGATAGAGGAGTTCTAGTTTCTACTCATTCTATGGAAGAGGCTGAAAAACTGTGTGATAGAGTTGTTATAATTGAAGATGGAGAAGAAATTGTTTCTGGCTCTCCAGAAGAATTGATACGCAACATTGACGCAGAATTTATTATCAAAGCAGAGGGTGATGTGCCCTCCGGTTTTGAGAGCGAGAATTCAGAGCAGAATGATTTCTTTGAGATTCATACGGATAAGCCTCATGAAGTAATAAAGCAGCTCGTTGAGTCTGGAGAAATGGAGGACTTAGATAATCTTTCGGTGGAAAAACCAGGTTTAGAAGATGTTTTCTTCGAGGTGACGGGTCGCAGATATGAGAAAAGTAATTGA